A portion of the Acanthopagrus latus isolate v.2019 chromosome 21, fAcaLat1.1, whole genome shotgun sequence genome contains these proteins:
- the LOC119011815 gene encoding testis-specific gene A8 protein-like isoform X3, which translates to MNVSLVFATLLCLTVWKSCVHAIHTPLVNCCRISNTKISLTRIANYTLQFEGVCPIAAIRFETMRGKIICSDPNDGWAKKAKAKVDKDEENRKKALQEHGQTKEGSTNGVTPAAKVTPAAEATPAAEVVPAAEATPAAEVASPAEATSAAEATSAAEVTPAAEATPAAEATPAAEATPAAEVASAAEVASAAEATPAAEVASAAEATPAAEVASAAEVASAAEVSPAAEATVSKKATMPKKAPQKGRWTRRRLLGRRSRKWRKRQLRRRG; encoded by the exons ATGAACGTCAGCCTGGTGTTTGCCACTCTTCTCTGCCTCACCGTATGGAAGAGCTGCGTCCATGCAA tTCATACGCCGCTGGTAAACTGTTGCAGGATTTCCAACACCAAAATCTCACTGACAAGAATTGCAAATTATACCCTTCAGTTCGAAGGCGTCTGTCCAATCGCAGCCATACG GTTTGAGACGATGCGTGGGAAAATAATTTGCTCCGATCCGAACGATGGCTGGGCAAAAAAAGCCAAGGCCAAGGTGGACAAGGACgaggagaacagaaaaaaagcattgcAAGAGCACGGACAGACCAAAGAGGGATCTACAAACGGTGTCACCCCAGCAGCAAAGgtcacaccagcagcagaggccaCACCGGCAGCTGAGGTAGTCCCGGCAGCAGAGgccacaccagcagcagaggtaGCCTCACCTGCAGAGgccacatcagcagcagaggccacatcagcagcagaggtcacaccagcagcagaggccacaccagcagcagaggccacaccagcagcagaggccacaccagcagcagaggtagcctcagcagcagaggtagCCTCAGCTGCAGAGGCCACACCGGCAGCAGAGGTAGCCTCAGCTGCAGAGGCCACACCGGCAGCAGAGGtagcctcagcagcagag GtagcctcagcagcagaggtatCCCCGGCAGCAGAGGCCACCGTGTCAAAAAAGGCCACTATGCCAAAAAAAGCACCGCAGAAGGGACGCTGGACAAGAAGGAGGCTGCTGGGGAGGAGATCCAGGAAATGGAGGAAGAGGCAGCTGAGAAGACGCGGCTGA
- the LOC119011815 gene encoding guanine nucleotide-binding protein G(s) subunit alpha isoforms XLas-like isoform X8, protein MNVSLVFATLLCLTVWKSCVHAIHTPLVNCCRISNTKISLTRIANYTLQFEGVCPIAAIRFETMRGKIICSDPNDGWAKKAKAKVDKDEENRKKALQEHGQTKEGSTNGVTPAAKVTPAAEATPAAEVVPAAEATPAAEVASAAEATPAAEVASAAEATPAAEVASAAEVASAAEVASAAEATPAAEVASAAEVSPAAEATVSKKATMPKKAPQKGRWTRRRLLGRRSRKWRKRQLRRRG, encoded by the exons ATGAACGTCAGCCTGGTGTTTGCCACTCTTCTCTGCCTCACCGTATGGAAGAGCTGCGTCCATGCAA tTCATACGCCGCTGGTAAACTGTTGCAGGATTTCCAACACCAAAATCTCACTGACAAGAATTGCAAATTATACCCTTCAGTTCGAAGGCGTCTGTCCAATCGCAGCCATACG GTTTGAGACGATGCGTGGGAAAATAATTTGCTCCGATCCGAACGATGGCTGGGCAAAAAAAGCCAAGGCCAAGGTGGACAAGGACgaggagaacagaaaaaaagcattgcAAGAGCACGGACAGACCAAAGAGGGATCTACAAACGGTGTCACCCCAGCAGCAAAGgtcacaccagcagcagaggccaCACCGGCAGCTGAGGTAGTCCCGGCAGCAGAGgccacaccagcagcagag gtagCCTCAGCTGCAGAGGCCACACCGGCAGCAGAGGTAGCCTCAGCTGCAGAGGCCACACCGGCAGCAGAGGtagcctcagcagcagaggtagcctcagcagcagaggtagcctcagcagcagaggccaCACCGGCAGCAGAGGtagcctcagcagcagaggtatCCCCGGCAGCAGAGGCCACCGTGTCAAAAAAGGCCACTATGCCAAAAAAAGCACCGCAGAAGGGACGCTGGACAAGAAGGAGGCTGCTGGGGAGGAGATCCAGGAAATGGAGGAAGAGGCAGCTGAGAAGACGCGGCTGA
- the LOC119011815 gene encoding testis-specific gene A8 protein-like isoform X4 — MNVSLVFATLLCLTVWKSCVHAIHTPLVNCCRISNTKISLTRIANYTLQFEGVCPIAAIRFETMRGKIICSDPNDGWAKKAKAKVDKDEENRKKALQEHGQTKEGSTNGVTPAAKVTPAAEATPAAEVVPAAEATPAAEATPAAEATPAAEATPAAEVASAAEVASAAEATPAAEVASAAEATPAAEVASAAEVASAAEVASAAEATPAAEVASAAEVSPAAEATVSKKATMPKKAPQKGRWTRRRLLGRRSRKWRKRQLRRRG; from the exons ATGAACGTCAGCCTGGTGTTTGCCACTCTTCTCTGCCTCACCGTATGGAAGAGCTGCGTCCATGCAA tTCATACGCCGCTGGTAAACTGTTGCAGGATTTCCAACACCAAAATCTCACTGACAAGAATTGCAAATTATACCCTTCAGTTCGAAGGCGTCTGTCCAATCGCAGCCATACG GTTTGAGACGATGCGTGGGAAAATAATTTGCTCCGATCCGAACGATGGCTGGGCAAAAAAAGCCAAGGCCAAGGTGGACAAGGACgaggagaacagaaaaaaagcattgcAAGAGCACGGACAGACCAAAGAGGGATCTACAAACGGTGTCACCCCAGCAGCAAAGgtcacaccagcagcagaggccaCACCGGCAGCTGAGGTAGTCCCGGCAGCAGAGgccacaccagcagcagag gccacaccagcagcagaggccacaccagcagcagaggccacaccagcagcagaggtagcctcagcagcagaggtagCCTCAGCTGCAGAGGCCACACCGGCAGCAGAGGTAGCCTCAGCTGCAGAGGCCACACCGGCAGCAGAGGtagcctcagcagcagaggtagcctcagcagcagaggtagcctcagcagcagaggccaCACCGGCAGCAGAGGtagcctcagcagcagaggtatCCCCGGCAGCAGAGGCCACCGTGTCAAAAAAGGCCACTATGCCAAAAAAAGCACCGCAGAAGGGACGCTGGACAAGAAGGAGGCTGCTGGGGAGGAGATCCAGGAAATGGAGGAAGAGGCAGCTGAGAAGACGCGGCTGA
- the LOC119011815 gene encoding testis-specific gene A8 protein-like isoform X2 encodes MNVSLVFATLLCLTVWKSCVHAIHTPLVNCCRISNTKISLTRIANYTLQFEGVCPIAAIRFETMRGKIICSDPNDGWAKKAKAKVDKDEENRKKALQEHGQTKEGSTNGVTPAAKVTPAAEATPAAEVVPAAEATPAAEVTPAAEATPAAEATPAAEATPAAEVASAAEVASAAEATPAAEVASAAEATPAAEVASAAEVASAAEVASAAEATPAAEVASAAEVSPAAEATVSKKATMPKKAPQKGRWTRRRLLGRRSRKWRKRQLRRRG; translated from the exons ATGAACGTCAGCCTGGTGTTTGCCACTCTTCTCTGCCTCACCGTATGGAAGAGCTGCGTCCATGCAA tTCATACGCCGCTGGTAAACTGTTGCAGGATTTCCAACACCAAAATCTCACTGACAAGAATTGCAAATTATACCCTTCAGTTCGAAGGCGTCTGTCCAATCGCAGCCATACG GTTTGAGACGATGCGTGGGAAAATAATTTGCTCCGATCCGAACGATGGCTGGGCAAAAAAAGCCAAGGCCAAGGTGGACAAGGACgaggagaacagaaaaaaagcattgcAAGAGCACGGACAGACCAAAGAGGGATCTACAAACGGTGTCACCCCAGCAGCAAAGgtcacaccagcagcagaggccaCACCGGCAGCTGAGGTAGTCCCGGCAGCAGAGgccacaccagcagcagag gtcacaccagcagcagaggccacaccagcagcagaggccacaccagcagcagaggccacaccagcagcagaggtagcctcagcagcagaggtagCCTCAGCTGCAGAGGCCACACCGGCAGCAGAGGTAGCCTCAGCTGCAGAGGCCACACCGGCAGCAGAGGtagcctcagcagcagaggtagcctcagcagcagaggtagcctcagcagcagaggccaCACCGGCAGCAGAGGtagcctcagcagcagaggtatCCCCGGCAGCAGAGGCCACCGTGTCAAAAAAGGCCACTATGCCAAAAAAAGCACCGCAGAAGGGACGCTGGACAAGAAGGAGGCTGCTGGGGAGGAGATCCAGGAAATGGAGGAAGAGGCAGCTGAGAAGACGCGGCTGA
- the LOC119011815 gene encoding guanine nucleotide-binding protein G(s) subunit alpha isoforms XLas-like isoform X6, with translation MNVSLVFATLLCLTVWKSCVHAIHTPLVNCCRISNTKISLTRIANYTLQFEGVCPIAAIRFETMRGKIICSDPNDGWAKKAKAKVDKDEENRKKALQEHGQTKEGSTNGVTPAAKVTPAAEATPAAEVVPAAEATPAAEATPAAEVASAAEVASAAEATPAAEVASAAEATPAAEVASAAEVASAAEVASAAEATPAAEVASAAEVSPAAEATVSKKATMPKKAPQKGRWTRRRLLGRRSRKWRKRQLRRRG, from the exons ATGAACGTCAGCCTGGTGTTTGCCACTCTTCTCTGCCTCACCGTATGGAAGAGCTGCGTCCATGCAA tTCATACGCCGCTGGTAAACTGTTGCAGGATTTCCAACACCAAAATCTCACTGACAAGAATTGCAAATTATACCCTTCAGTTCGAAGGCGTCTGTCCAATCGCAGCCATACG GTTTGAGACGATGCGTGGGAAAATAATTTGCTCCGATCCGAACGATGGCTGGGCAAAAAAAGCCAAGGCCAAGGTGGACAAGGACgaggagaacagaaaaaaagcattgcAAGAGCACGGACAGACCAAAGAGGGATCTACAAACGGTGTCACCCCAGCAGCAAAGgtcacaccagcagcagaggccaCACCGGCAGCTGAGGTAGTCCCGGCAGCAGAGgccacaccagcagcagag gccacaccagcagcagaggtagcctcagcagcagaggtagCCTCAGCTGCAGAGGCCACACCGGCAGCAGAGGTAGCCTCAGCTGCAGAGGCCACACCGGCAGCAGAGGtagcctcagcagcagaggtagcctcagcagcagaggtagcctcagcagcagaggccaCACCGGCAGCAGAGGtagcctcagcagcagaggtatCCCCGGCAGCAGAGGCCACCGTGTCAAAAAAGGCCACTATGCCAAAAAAAGCACCGCAGAAGGGACGCTGGACAAGAAGGAGGCTGCTGGGGAGGAGATCCAGGAAATGGAGGAAGAGGCAGCTGAGAAGACGCGGCTGA
- the LOC119011815 gene encoding testis-specific gene A8 protein-like isoform X5, with amino-acid sequence MNVSLVFATLLCLTVWKSCVHAIHTPLVNCCRISNTKISLTRIANYTLQFEGVCPIAAIRFETMRGKIICSDPNDGWAKKAKAKVDKDEENRKKALQEHGQTKEGSTNGVTPAAKVTPAAEATPAAEVVPAAEATPAAEVASPAEATSAAEATSAAEVTPAAEATPAAEATPAAEATPAAEVASAAEVASAAEATPAAEVASAAEATPAAEVSPAAEATVSKKATMPKKAPQKGRWTRRRLLGRRSRKWRKRQLRRRG; translated from the exons ATGAACGTCAGCCTGGTGTTTGCCACTCTTCTCTGCCTCACCGTATGGAAGAGCTGCGTCCATGCAA tTCATACGCCGCTGGTAAACTGTTGCAGGATTTCCAACACCAAAATCTCACTGACAAGAATTGCAAATTATACCCTTCAGTTCGAAGGCGTCTGTCCAATCGCAGCCATACG GTTTGAGACGATGCGTGGGAAAATAATTTGCTCCGATCCGAACGATGGCTGGGCAAAAAAAGCCAAGGCCAAGGTGGACAAGGACgaggagaacagaaaaaaagcattgcAAGAGCACGGACAGACCAAAGAGGGATCTACAAACGGTGTCACCCCAGCAGCAAAGgtcacaccagcagcagaggccaCACCGGCAGCTGAGGTAGTCCCGGCAGCAGAGgccacaccagcagcagaggtaGCCTCACCTGCAGAGgccacatcagcagcagaggccacatcagcagcagaggtcacaccagcagcagaggccacaccagcagcagaggccacaccagcagcagaggccacaccagcagcagaggtagcctcagcagcagaggtagCCTCAGCTGCAGAGGCCACACCGGCAGCAGAGGTAGCCTCAGCTGCAGAGGCCACACCGGCAGCAGAG gtatCCCCGGCAGCAGAGGCCACCGTGTCAAAAAAGGCCACTATGCCAAAAAAAGCACCGCAGAAGGGACGCTGGACAAGAAGGAGGCTGCTGGGGAGGAGATCCAGGAAATGGAGGAAGAGGCAGCTGAGAAGACGCGGCTGA
- the LOC119011815 gene encoding testis-specific gene A8 protein-like isoform X1, with the protein MNVSLVFATLLCLTVWKSCVHAIHTPLVNCCRISNTKISLTRIANYTLQFEGVCPIAAIRFETMRGKIICSDPNDGWAKKAKAKVDKDEENRKKALQEHGQTKEGSTNGVTPAAKVTPAAEATPAAEVVPAAEATPAAEVASPAEATSAAEATSAAEVTPAAEATPAAEATPAAEATPAAEVASAAEVASAAEATPAAEVASAAEATPAAEVASAAEVASAAEVASAAEATPAAEVASAAEVSPAAEATVSKKATMPKKAPQKGRWTRRRLLGRRSRKWRKRQLRRRG; encoded by the exons ATGAACGTCAGCCTGGTGTTTGCCACTCTTCTCTGCCTCACCGTATGGAAGAGCTGCGTCCATGCAA tTCATACGCCGCTGGTAAACTGTTGCAGGATTTCCAACACCAAAATCTCACTGACAAGAATTGCAAATTATACCCTTCAGTTCGAAGGCGTCTGTCCAATCGCAGCCATACG GTTTGAGACGATGCGTGGGAAAATAATTTGCTCCGATCCGAACGATGGCTGGGCAAAAAAAGCCAAGGCCAAGGTGGACAAGGACgaggagaacagaaaaaaagcattgcAAGAGCACGGACAGACCAAAGAGGGATCTACAAACGGTGTCACCCCAGCAGCAAAGgtcacaccagcagcagaggccaCACCGGCAGCTGAGGTAGTCCCGGCAGCAGAGgccacaccagcagcagaggtaGCCTCACCTGCAGAGgccacatcagcagcagaggccacatcagcagcagaggtcacaccagcagcagaggccacaccagcagcagaggccacaccagcagcagaggccacaccagcagcagaggtagcctcagcagcagaggtagCCTCAGCTGCAGAGGCCACACCGGCAGCAGAGGTAGCCTCAGCTGCAGAGGCCACACCGGCAGCAGAGGtagcctcagcagcagaggtagcctcagcagcagaggtagcctcagcagcagaggccaCACCGGCAGCAGAGGtagcctcagcagcagaggtatCCCCGGCAGCAGAGGCCACCGTGTCAAAAAAGGCCACTATGCCAAAAAAAGCACCGCAGAAGGGACGCTGGACAAGAAGGAGGCTGCTGGGGAGGAGATCCAGGAAATGGAGGAAGAGGCAGCTGAGAAGACGCGGCTGA
- the LOC119011815 gene encoding testis-specific gene A8 protein-like isoform X7 — MNVSLVFATLLCLTVWKSCVHAIHTPLVNCCRISNTKISLTRIANYTLQFEGVCPIAAIRFETMRGKIICSDPNDGWAKKAKAKVDKDEENRKKALQEHGQTKEGSTNGVTPAAKVTPAAEATPAAEVVPAAEATPAAEVASPAEATSAAEATSAAEVTPAAEATPAAEATPAAEATPAAEVASAAEVASAAEATPAAEVSPAAEATVSKKATMPKKAPQKGRWTRRRLLGRRSRKWRKRQLRRRG; from the exons ATGAACGTCAGCCTGGTGTTTGCCACTCTTCTCTGCCTCACCGTATGGAAGAGCTGCGTCCATGCAA tTCATACGCCGCTGGTAAACTGTTGCAGGATTTCCAACACCAAAATCTCACTGACAAGAATTGCAAATTATACCCTTCAGTTCGAAGGCGTCTGTCCAATCGCAGCCATACG GTTTGAGACGATGCGTGGGAAAATAATTTGCTCCGATCCGAACGATGGCTGGGCAAAAAAAGCCAAGGCCAAGGTGGACAAGGACgaggagaacagaaaaaaagcattgcAAGAGCACGGACAGACCAAAGAGGGATCTACAAACGGTGTCACCCCAGCAGCAAAGgtcacaccagcagcagaggccaCACCGGCAGCTGAGGTAGTCCCGGCAGCAGAGgccacaccagcagcagaggtaGCCTCACCTGCAGAGgccacatcagcagcagaggccacatcagcagcagaggtcacaccagcagcagaggccacaccagcagcagaggccacaccagcagcagaggccacaccagcagcagaggtagcctcagcagcagaggtagCCTCAGCTGCAGAGGCCACACCGGCAGCAGAG gtatCCCCGGCAGCAGAGGCCACCGTGTCAAAAAAGGCCACTATGCCAAAAAAAGCACCGCAGAAGGGACGCTGGACAAGAAGGAGGCTGCTGGGGAGGAGATCCAGGAAATGGAGGAAGAGGCAGCTGAGAAGACGCGGCTGA